CAATCCATTTGGGATATATCTGAAGAAGTGAGTAGGATGCTTATAGGTTTAATCAAATCAATTAAGAGTAAAATAGTATGAAGTATTTTCCCCTCTTCCTACTTCCTACTTTCCTACTTCCTACTTGTTTGGTATGCTGAATAGTTACCCTTCTTTTAAGTATTATACCACAAAAGTAAAAAAAAGGCAAATAAAACTTTACTACAAATTACACTTAACCTATCTTTTTAAGTTCATATCTCTTTATCTTCCCTGATTTTGTTTTTGGTAGGGAAGGGATAAATTCTATATAACCGGGAACTTTATAATATGGGAGATTTTCTTTGCAAAAGCGTAATATCTCCTTTTCCGTCGTCTGAGCATCATCAGTCAAGACGATGAATGCTTTAATAACTTCACTTAAAATTTGGTCAGGCACACCTATAACGCCACATTCCATAACATCCTTATGTTTAACCAGAACATCCTCAATTTCCTGGGGGCTAACGCGAAAAGCGCCGGTCTTTATCATATCCGATTTTCGACCAACCATATAAATATAGCCCTCTTCATCAACAGTGGCTAAATCACCTGTATGTAACCCATCTTTCTTCAAAACCTTTTTAGTCTCTTGAGGTTGTTTCCAGTATCCCTTCATTATATTTTTACCTCTGGCAATAATCTCACCTACTTCTCCTAACTGGACTTCCTGCCCCTGTTTATTTTTAACCTTTAACTCTACCCGAGGGATACCTTTTCCAAGAGAACCAAGTTTTAGAATTAATTTATCTGGCTCAAGATAAGATAATCTTGCACAAGCCTCTGTTTGACCATACATAATATAGATTTCTACATCCGGTAAAATCTCTTTCAATCGTAAAATATTCTCTTTTGGCAAGGCACCTCCGGCACAGGTAATATATCTCAAATCTGGAAACTGTAAGTTGCGGATATTCGACTTATGAAGAAGTAAGGCATAAGATGATGGGACGCCTGAAAATCCAGTTACTTGCTCTTTAATCATTAATTCCAGCACTTTGTTTAAAAAGACAAATTGTGTGGATATGACAAGTTTCCCCCCAACCTTTATATGGGTCAAAAGTAATGAATTCCCATAAGAATAATAAAATGGTAAGATGACCATTAGACTGTCTTCTTTAGTCAGTTTTAAATACTCAATAATGGAATTGGCGTTATCAATCAAATTCAAATGAGTGAGTATGATACCTTTTGGCTTACCGGTAGTGCCAGAGGTATAGATTATTTGAGCGATGTCATTTTCATTTATTATTACTTTTGAATCCCGAAAGATATATTCTTGCTCTAAAATCTCTTTTAATGCCTTTTCTTCTATGATTAAAAAATCTAAATTGTTAATTCTGGAGAGATATTGAAGGCAGGTTTTATTTGTGATAACACATTTTGGTTCTACATCTTTTAATAACCCTTCTAACTCCAATGATGTCGTATCTGTATTTAATGCGACAGCAATAGCCCCAATCTTTAGAATAGCAAAATATGAGATGACATAATTAATAGAATTATTGAGTAAGATAACGACCCGCTCGCCTTTTTTTACCCCTTGTTTTTCTAAAATAAAGGCTAACTTTAAAACCAACTTATAAAGTTGAGTATAGCTAATTCTATTATTCTCATAGACTATTGCTATATTTTCTGGATATTTAGTTGCACTATCTTCAAGAAAAGAATATACACTGGTGAATTCTGTAATCAAGGTCTGACCCCAATTTCCAAAATACCCTGGATTTACCTTTTTTAACTCTCTTTTTGTATATAATTTTTTATAGGTAATGATGTTTGTCTTTTGTAAAATTGAAGAGATTATTTCTTCACATTCTTGTTTTGTCCTGGCGTGAATCATTGCAAAGAGATTATATTCCCACTCAGGAGAGATTGTTCGCTCATAGCAATGCGTTACTTGAGGATATTGACTTAGAATTGTCGCCACTTTTAAGATATTTTCAGGCTCTACTTTTAAAACAACCATAACATTTTCTTTAATTCCTATTTTATAATGGTCAAGCACCGCCCGAACTCTTTTTATAATCCCTGATTTTCTATACGATTCTATCTTCTCCAATAGTTTTTTTTCGCTAATTCCTATCTTCCGGGCAATAGATTGATAAGGCTTATTGACCAGTGGAAGACTAACTTGTAATTCTTTAAGTATTACCCAATCAATTTCATTAAGGGAAACAGGTTTTTTCTTTTTTGGTGGTTGAAATTCATCTTCTTCAAATTGTAACGGGGTTACTGTGTCTATTTGAAAGATAGCCCTTATTTTAAATTTATTTATCCGCTCAAGGTTCAATAGCTGGTTAATTTTTGTTTCTGATTTTATGCGGCTGATAATTTTTTCAATCTCTTTATTTGAGGGTGCAATTAAAGTGAACCAGAGATTGTATTCATCATCTCGTTCGTAATTATGGGTAATTTCTGGGTATTTGTCGATTATTTTAGCCACTTTCTCTATTCTTTCTTCTGGAACTTTCATTGCCACCAGTGTTCCCACATAGCCTAATTTACCTGTGTCAAACAATGGACTAATTCTACGGATAACGCCCTGTTTTTTTAATTCTTTAATTCGATTTAATATTTCATCTTT
The bacterium DNA segment above includes these coding regions:
- a CDS encoding AMP-binding protein, whose protein sequence is MTNSLTSLEIKILNSIQHNFPICPQPFKTLSFNLHIPKDEILNRIKELKKQGVIRRISPLFDTGKLGYVGTLVAMKVPEERIEKVAKIIDKYPEITHNYERDDEYNLWFTLIAPSNKEIEKIISRIKSETKINQLLNLERINKFKIRAIFQIDTVTPLQFEEDEFQPPKKKKPVSLNEIDWVILKELQVSLPLVNKPYQSIARKIGISEKKLLEKIESYRKSGIIKRVRAVLDHYKIGIKENVMVVLKVEPENILKVATILSQYPQVTHCYERTISPEWEYNLFAMIHARTKQECEEIISSILQKTNIITYKKLYTKRELKKVNPGYFGNWGQTLITEFTSVYSFLEDSATKYPENIAIVYENNRISYTQLYKLVLKLAFILEKQGVKKGERVVILLNNSINYVISYFAILKIGAIAVALNTDTTSLELEGLLKDVEPKCVITNKTCLQYLSRINNLDFLIIEEKALKEILEQEYIFRDSKVIINENDIAQIIYTSGTTGKPKGIILTHLNLIDNANSIIEYLKLTKEDSLMVILPFYYSYGNSLLLTHIKVGGKLVISTQFVFLNKVLELMIKEQVTGFSGVPSSYALLLHKSNIRNLQFPDLRYITCAGGALPKENILRLKEILPDVEIYIMYGQTEACARLSYLEPDKLILKLGSLGKGIPRVELKVKNKQGQEVQLGEVGEIIARGKNIMKGYWKQPQETKKVLKKDGLHTGDLATVDEEGYIYMVGRKSDMIKTGAFRVSPQEIEDVLVKHKDVMECGVIGVPDQILSEVIKAFIVLTDDAQTTEKEILRFCKENLPYYKVPGYIEFIPSLPKTKSGKIKRYELKKIG